The DNA window GCCACAGCCCTGCGGGGGCTGTCACGCTTCGTCGCGCCGGCGCTGGTTATGGCCGAGCTGCACGCACTCTCACCGGCGAGCGAAACACTGGTGTTCGTCCATCGGCGCACGGTTCCGGAACGCCTGGTACAGCAGGCGCGTGAGGCGGCCCAAACCCAGGGGCTGGGCTGGGAGACGATCGCCGTGGGCGATTTGCGCGAGGTGGCGCTTGCCATCGAGCGCGTCCGGCAAGCGGCCACCCCGACGCGCGCGGTCTGGTTCCATCGCGATGTGCTCTCGCTCAACCCGGACATTCTGATTCCACCGCTGGTGCGCCGCAGTTGGGAGGTTGGCTTTCCTGTCATCAGCGATGACGCCGACAGCGTCGAGCGCGGTCTGTTGTTCGGGCTCACACCCGATTATCGTGCGCTCGGCCGGGCCGTCGCCACCTGGCTGACTCAGGACCACCCGCCTGGACTCAGCGATCTCCAGTGGGTCCAGCGACTGTTCAACCGTTCGACTTCGCGGTGGAGACCGCCTGGCTGGCGCTGCTGCCGCTCGGGCTGCTCACCCTGCTGTTGGGGGTGGCCGTGACCCGTCTCACCTTGCGCCTGCTCACGCCACTTGCGATCCTGGTACGCGGTCTGGACACGCCGGTCGAGATGGCGCTGCCGCCACCCCCAGCCACCAGCCCGGCCGAGGTGCATCAGCTGTGGGCGGCGCTGGTGGCCATGCGCGCACGGTTGGCGGAGCATCACCGCCAAATGGGGGCACACGCCCGCGAACTCGAAGCGCGGGTCGCCGCACGCACCGCTGAACTCTGTCTGGCGCGTGACGCCGCCGAACAGGCCAATCGCGCCAAGACGCTGTTTCTGGCCAATGTCAGTCACGAGCTGCGCACGCCGTTGCAGGCGATCATCCTCCATGCGCGGCTCCTGGAACGCCCCACCCCGGCGACGGGTAGCGAGCCGCTGGCCGTGATCCGTCACGCCTCCCACCAACTGCTCGGGCTGATCGAGCAGTTGCTGACCCTGGCCAAGGTCGAGGCCGGGCATCCGCTGGAAGTCACCTATCAGCGTGTTGCGCTCGGTACCTGGCTGGAGGAGGTGGCTGCGACCCTGCGCCCCACGCTAGCTCCGCGCAATCAACTCGCGCTGCATCTGCCCGCCACCGAGATCACCGTGGTCAGCGATCGTAACCGGCTGACCCAGGCGCTTTACAACCTGATCCGTAATGCCGACAAATTCACCGCGGGCGGTGTCATCCGCCTCACCCTGTCCACGGACGATACCGACGAGTCGATTCGGATCGAGGTCGAGGTCGAGGATTCGGGGATTGGCATCCCCCCGACAGATTTGGAGCACATCTTCGCGCCCTTCTATCAGGGCAGCAGCGGAATGGCGGGCAGCGTCTCCTCGGGGATCGGGCTCGGCCTCTGGCTCAGCCGCTGCTTCATGGCAGCGCTCGACGGCACACTCACCGTCACCAGCACCCCCAGCGTCGGCAGTCGCTTTCGGCTCACCCTGCCCCGGGCACCGTCGCGTTCCGGAATGCTGGCCAGCGCGGATCCGCCCTCCATGCCATCGCAGCCCCCCAAACCGGGTCTGGTGACGGGACAGCGTCTGTTACTGGCCGAGGACGAGGACAGTATCCGCACGCCATTGGTGATCCTACTAAGCGAGGCGGGTTTCGTCGTCGATGCCTGCGCTGATTGGGCTGGATCCAGCCGGTGTTGGTGAATGCCGGCGATGCCCTGGGGTGCGTAAAGACGAAACCCTATCAGGTGCGATAGCCGATCTGTTTCATCCGTCGAGCGGATCACGCTGGCAAGGTGACATGCGGCGGAATCAAGATGTGAGCATGGCGCGGATGGATGCGAATGCCGTCGTTTCGGACGGTTAGCCAACGCTCGAATCGCATTGACAACCCTGGAGCCTCACTCAACGGTAGTAGCCGATATCCCAGACGTTGCAGGAAATGCTTGCGTGCGACACCGCCATCGAACCGGGGCTCATTCGCGTCGATCGAGCAGTAATAAGGCAACGTCATGCCCAGGACTCGACCCTTCGACTCAGGCGCCAAGGATTCTACAATTCGCGAAACCGGGATGAATGCACAGAATTTCGAAGGTGCGAAAAGCTGCGACCGAGGATCGTAGACGAAGAAGGTGACCGTTCTTTTTCCCCACAGGCGTGCTCCATCGCTTGATGCGGTGGAACGATTCCATTCCATGACGTTGAGCGAGACCTCGAAGGCATTCGAGACGAAATAGATCCTGTGCGACGAATCGGCATGGACCGGCTCGCCGATCGCAAGGGCACGCTCGATTTCCGGCTCGACATCGAGCTGGCTACCAATCAGCTCTGGCCGATGCAGATGGTTCAGCTCCTTCACCAGAGACCCAGTCATGGTCGGAAATAGCGGGATCTGAAAGACTTGCATACCGAGGCGCCGCATCAGAATCACAGCACTCGCCCCGAGGTTCATGCGCCCAGCAGCGACGTGGTCGCTGATCATCGAGACGAAGGAATCACACGACAGTTGGGGCGCGAAAAGGTGCCCGACGGCAAACTTCATGTGGTTAGCGACTGGATCCGCGCGACTGATCTCGAACTCGATCCAAACGCGCCGATTCGTCTCGGCATTCTCGAATAACACGTCGGCGCGTGGTGCGAATCCCAAGATCCACTCAAGTTCCTTCGATAGAACGGCAACTTCGTGACGACATGCCCATCCGATCGGAGCCTGAGCCGCAAAAGATTGTTGCAGAAATGATGTGAGATTCACGCCATGCGCCCGTTCCAGGCAAACCACGAAACGGGAGAATACGAGGAACCCGGCATCGTGCTTTCCATCCTCGCTAGCCGCTTCAGGCAACCTGATCGAGCGGACGCAGCATGCCTTGCTCGCGCAATCGTCGCTGGATGCCCCCGCCACTGAGTTCGAATCCGTTGGGCCAGCATAGGGCGCCCAACTCAAGGAAGAACTGCTGGAAAAACTCCATGTCTTCGAGCGGTTTGACCATCTCCGTGCCCCGTGCGATCAGGGGTCGCAGGTCGTAGTCACCGGTCGTGCCATCCGAGAACTCCAGTCGGATGGTGCGATCATGCAGGGATTCGGCATTGGCGATCTTAATCATTGTCGGCTCCAGGAATTCGTCGTAGCGGCTGTAGTGCGACCGCACGTTGCCAGTTGTCCGATAGCTCAGGTTGATGATCGGCGCACCAGTCCTTGATCAACTTGGCTGCCTTTCTCGGCAGCCGCCCTTCGAGCAATTCTCCCGTCTCGATCGCGACCAATGCCTCCGCCCCCTGATACTCCACATGGACATGTGGAGGAAGGTGGTCATCGAAGTACATGCGCACATAGATTCCAAAGAAGCAGGAGATGACCGGCATCGAAATCGCTCAGAGTTATCTTTCACATAAGGGCGAATCTTACTATGAGCGATCAGCGTCTTGTCCCCTTTCCATCAGGCTCGCCGTGCCAATGACGAGAGAATACGCCTGCTTCCAGGGACTGTGTTGGCCGCGGTCAGGGTGATGACGGGATGAATGTCAGTGCTCATGTGGTGTCTCCGGGCCACGGGCACGCCTGCCCCGCCCCGCTGGGCAGACGACAGGCGCCCAGCGGCCGATGAGGGGTGAAGATCGAAGGTCAGAACCAGCCGTCCTCGATCCGGGTGTCGATCCGCGAGAGATCCCACACCAGTGAATCGGGAATGGCCGGTCGGGTGGCGGATGCCGGCGACGCGCACAGCGTCACCGCTCCCGGATCGATGACGGTGCCCGCGGGATCCAGCCGGCGGTCGCCCACCAGCCCATAGCCCTTGCGGCACTTGGTGCTGAGGGTGCGTTGCAGTTGGCGCGCGGCGCTGGCCGGATAGGTCTTGTGCTGGACCAACCGCCCCGCTGGCCCCCAACGCACGGTCAGGGTGCCGGCGGGATCACGCCGCCAGGCCCAGTCCTTGGCCCGGCCATCGGGATGGTGGAAGCGGTAGAGCTGAAAGGTGTCGCTCATGCCGCCTGGTTCCCCGTCCAGAGTTCGCCCATGACATCGGCGGCGAGACGGTGGATCGCCTCGCGCTGTTCGGGATCGGCGCGGGCGGTGAGGGCCTGCTCCAGCGCGAACCGGATCGGCTGGGGCGCCCCCCGAAAGGTCAGCGCCAACCGTGCCCAACGCACCAGGGTGCGGGTGGAGAGCGTGATCGTGAGTTCCGCGCCGGCCTCGGCCTCGCCCAGGAACAGCCGCCGCACCTCGTTGGCCACGGCAATGAGCTTCTCGCCGACCTCGCGCGGCAGGCTCGGGACGGCGCTGGCCAACACCCCCAGTTCCACCTCGGGTTCCAGATAGCCGACCTGCAGCACCCGGAAGCGGTCGAGGAAGGCCAGGTTCTGGCGCAGCACGCCCTGATAGAGCCCAGTGGTGTCGCCCGCGCCCGCCGAATTGCCGGTGGC is part of the Thiocystis violascens DSM 198 genome and encodes:
- a CDS encoding hybrid sensor histidine kinase/response regulator, yielding METAWLALLPLGLLTLLLGVAVTRLTLRLLTPLAILVRGLDTPVEMALPPPPATSPAEVHQLWAALVAMRARLAEHHRQMGAHARELEARVAARTAELCLARDAAEQANRAKTLFLANVSHELRTPLQAIILHARLLERPTPATGSEPLAVIRHASHQLLGLIEQLLTLAKVEAGHPLEVTYQRVALGTWLEEVAATLRPTLAPRNQLALHLPATEITVVSDRNRLTQALYNLIRNADKFTAGGVIRLTLSTDDTDESIRIEVEVEDSGIGIPPTDLEHIFAPFYQGSSGMAGSVSSGIGLGLWLSRCFMAALDGTLTVTSTPSVGSRFRLTLPRAPSRSGMLASADPPSMPSQPPKPGLVTGQRLLLAEDEDSIRTPLVILLSEAGFVVDACADWAGSSRCW
- a CDS encoding DUF2442 domain-containing protein, which gives rise to MIKIANAESLHDRTIRLEFSDGTTGDYDLRPLIARGTEMVKPLEDMEFFQQFFLELGALCWPNGFELSGGGIQRRLREQGMLRPLDQVA
- a CDS encoding DUF4160 domain-containing protein; translated protein: MPVISCFFGIYVRMYFDDHLPPHVHVEYQGAEALVAIETGELLEGRLPRKAAKLIKDWCADHQPELSDNWQRAVALQPLRRIPGADND